In one Deinococcus psychrotolerans genomic region, the following are encoded:
- a CDS encoding SIS domain-containing protein: protein MNPTIRSITEQFPLWRQAAQTHLPALNHDEMHVLIGCGTSYYLAQSVAAALNESGVQALAVPGGEWLHRPESYLPAGTRPHVLAFSRSGESTETVQAAIRSRNEGVHVTALTCEAGSSLAKNADTVLYAPTHPEEGIVMTASASLMLLLGLRLAGLDVTAEGIRASEHLLNEAREGFAAAIAGRSHFVFLGAGSLYGVAQEGALKLQEMSLTYTQAYHPLEYRHGPVSLVDERTVVVLLSHPQRVAEEIKLVGELQSKGARVINFGGSGDLSLEVSGNASIRALSVLPALQMLGECVAQTKGLDTLTPRHLTKVVTLA from the coding sequence ATGAATCCCACCATCCGCAGCATTACCGAACAATTTCCCCTGTGGAGGCAGGCAGCCCAGACCCATCTGCCCGCCCTCAACCATGACGAAATGCACGTCTTGATCGGCTGCGGCACCTCGTACTACCTGGCCCAGAGCGTGGCCGCCGCCCTCAACGAATCGGGTGTGCAGGCGCTGGCGGTGCCGGGCGGCGAGTGGCTGCACCGCCCGGAGTCGTACCTGCCAGCGGGGACGCGCCCGCACGTCCTGGCCTTCTCGCGCAGTGGCGAATCCACCGAGACCGTGCAGGCCGCCATTCGCAGCCGCAACGAGGGCGTGCATGTCACCGCCCTGACCTGCGAGGCGGGGAGCAGCCTGGCAAAGAACGCCGACACCGTGCTGTACGCGCCCACCCACCCGGAAGAGGGCATTGTGATGACCGCCTCGGCCAGTCTGATGCTCCTGCTGGGATTGCGACTGGCAGGGTTGGACGTGACGGCTGAAGGTATCCGGGCCTCCGAACACCTGCTGAACGAGGCGCGGGAAGGGTTTGCCGCTGCCATTGCCGGACGCTCGCACTTCGTCTTCCTGGGGGCAGGTTCGCTGTACGGTGTGGCGCAGGAGGGCGCCTTGAAACTCCAGGAAATGAGCCTGACTTACACTCAGGCGTACCACCCGCTGGAGTACCGTCACGGCCCGGTCAGTCTGGTGGACGAGCGCACGGTCGTGGTGTTGCTGTCTCACCCGCAGCGGGTGGCCGAAGAGATCAAGCTGGTCGGCGAGCTGCAGAGCAAGGGAGCACGGGTCATCAATTTCGGCGGTTCCGGCGACCTGAGCCTCGAAGTGAGCGGCAACGCCAGCATCCGCGCTTTGAGCGTCCTGCCCGCCCTCCAGATGCTGGGTGAGTGCGTGGCGCAGACCAAGGGGCTGGATACCTTGACCCCCCGTCACCTGACCAAAGTGGTGACGCTCGCGTGA
- a CDS encoding IS3 family transposase, with protein sequence MLGFWHPTQRHHRDSPREEKELALKTRLRELAEQCPFLGYRRLQVLLKREGQVVNHKRVYRIYRAEGLAVRRKARKKITARERAQKP encoded by the coding sequence GTGCTCGGGTTCTGGCACCCAACTCAACGGCATCATAGAGACAGCCCTAGAGAGGAAAAAGAGCTGGCTCTGAAGACTCGGCTACGTGAGTTGGCGGAGCAATGTCCCTTTCTTGGCTATCGACGACTCCAGGTGCTCTTGAAGCGCGAGGGACAGGTCGTCAATCACAAACGGGTTTACCGGATCTATCGGGCTGAAGGACTAGCTGTGCGTCGCAAAGCCCGCAAGAAGATCACTGCCCGAGAACGGGCGCAGAAACCATAG
- a CDS encoding N-acetylglucosamine kinase — protein MTERADQTWVLGLDGGGSKTALAYVNAEGEVVGPFYAPGINPFDRPDWQAVLTALLSAHPAPGPLHRAALGLPGYGESREISARQDALSAELLPGCPLSTMNDVEAAFTGAFAGGPGVLLLAGTGSMAWADDGVGRLRVGGWGEGFGDEGSAYWTGRRALSLASQALDGRHADAEFAQALLTPLLSGPPTQPGLLEWYYAQAHPRSAVAALARSVNELAGDGQLTAHAILLDAADLLAQHVSAARQQLGKPDLPWSYAGSVLGSRTVLETLTTLLGEPQVPALLPLGGALFHAAAQAGFGTDADWQRRVRTALLHLPFTSPTLQEQA, from the coding sequence ATGACGGAGCGGGCGGATCAGACGTGGGTGCTGGGCCTGGACGGCGGCGGCAGCAAGACCGCGTTGGCTTACGTCAACGCGGAGGGCGAGGTGGTGGGGCCGTTTTACGCTCCCGGCATCAATCCCTTTGACCGCCCCGACTGGCAAGCGGTGCTGACCGCCCTGCTGAGCGCCCACCCCGCTCCCGGCCCGCTGCACCGCGCCGCCCTCGGCCTGCCCGGCTACGGCGAGTCGCGGGAGATCAGCGCTCGGCAGGACGCCCTCAGTGCCGAGCTGCTGCCTGGCTGTCCGCTCAGCACCATGAACGATGTGGAGGCCGCCTTTACCGGGGCCTTCGCGGGCGGGCCGGGCGTGCTGCTGCTGGCCGGAACCGGCTCGATGGCCTGGGCGGACGACGGTGTTGGTCGGCTCCGTGTCGGCGGCTGGGGCGAGGGCTTCGGCGATGAGGGCAGCGCTTACTGGACCGGGCGGCGGGCACTGAGTCTGGCAAGTCAGGCCCTGGACGGACGCCACGCCGACGCTGAGTTCGCGCAGGCATTACTGACACCGCTGCTGAGCGGTCCTCCTACCCAGCCGGGCCTGCTGGAATGGTACTACGCCCAAGCGCATCCCCGTTCCGCCGTCGCCGCACTGGCCCGCTCGGTCAATGAGCTGGCCGGTGACGGTCAGCTGACCGCCCACGCTATTTTGCTGGACGCTGCCGACCTTCTGGCCCAGCACGTCAGCGCCGCCCGCCAGCAGCTTGGCAAACCCGATCTGCCGTGGAGCTACGCGGGCAGCGTGCTGGGCAGCCGCACGGTTCTGGAGACGCTGACCACTCTTCTAGGCGAACCTCAAGTGCCCGCTCTGCTCCCGCTGGGCGGCGCACTCTTTCACGCGGCAGCACAAGCCGGATTCGGCACCGACGCCGACTGGCAGCGGCGCGTCCGCACGGCCCTGCTGCACCTTCCATTCACCTCACCCACCCTTCAGGAGCAAGCATGA
- a CDS encoding DeoR/GlpR family DNA-binding transcription regulator codes for MRPEVAVQSDRITKIQHHLYNNGYAQVQELAEATGASIVTIRRDLQRLEEDGIVTRTHGGAKLAEAAGPELAFQSRVQEHLDAKRAIGEAAYGLLRPHTTIFLDAGTTVLQLARRLRAQVQPLPLTIFTNGLGVAQDLVNVEGLSVNLLGGQLRNENLSMVGPYAERLLGEVWFDQLYLGTSAVRGDAQMYTLNSSEASLNRAMIARTSQAILLADSSKFDSSAPYAVAPISAVQTIITDSALDATWKSRLADLKINTTFVPLGRNS; via the coding sequence TTGAGGCCAGAGGTGGCAGTGCAATCAGACCGCATCACCAAGATTCAGCATCACCTTTATAACAATGGCTACGCCCAGGTTCAGGAACTGGCCGAGGCCACAGGCGCGTCTATCGTTACTATCCGCCGCGATCTCCAACGCCTGGAGGAAGACGGCATCGTCACCCGTACCCACGGCGGAGCCAAGCTGGCCGAGGCGGCGGGGCCAGAACTGGCTTTCCAGTCGCGCGTACAGGAGCACCTCGACGCCAAGCGGGCCATCGGTGAGGCCGCTTACGGGTTGCTGCGACCCCACACCACCATCTTTCTGGACGCCGGGACCACCGTGCTGCAACTCGCTCGTCGGCTCCGGGCACAGGTGCAGCCCCTGCCACTGACCATCTTCACCAATGGGCTGGGCGTGGCACAGGATCTGGTGAATGTCGAGGGCCTGAGCGTCAATCTGCTGGGTGGGCAGCTTCGCAACGAAAATCTCTCGATGGTCGGTCCCTACGCTGAGCGCTTGCTGGGCGAGGTCTGGTTCGATCAGCTTTACCTCGGTACCAGCGCCGTTCGCGGCGACGCGCAGATGTACACCCTCAATTCCTCCGAGGCCAGCCTCAACCGGGCCATGATCGCCCGCACTTCGCAGGCCATTTTACTGGCCGATTCCAGCAAGTTTGACAGCAGCGCCCCCTACGCGGTGGCTCCCATTTCTGCCGTTCAGACCATCATTACCGACAGCGCACTCGACGCTACCTGGAAGTCGCGCCTGGCCGATCTCAAGATCAACACCACCTTCGTTCCCCTCGGGAGGAATTCATGA
- a CDS encoding endo alpha-1,4 polygalactosaminidase produces the protein MKSKLNNAAKRSAVSLALTLLTVGLAQNSGGVPETSVSQALKRTITIGGDLKQWDGLPQYKVILSNGVPSVPVGSSGYFSLAYDDSNLYVLGVFDQPRDTVKAVLKSDAGEWWNDDVMELYLRTQPFVSAPADLHFAVNPAGERFKAYTATTDYKSVGRIEDNRWVLELALPLNSATLPAVKAGDVWGLKVGREHQKAAEFPIWPVGGDFSSPNNYGYLAFTEQPATASALATEITAKLGKSLAGSPLESRLSDIGSYSVYYGNQAADVEKLLNYDLAIVQPSTVNAEQLKMLHDNGTRVVAYMTIGELDRNNAAAPTVDPSWILGENKNWGSQFIDASQPGWQKIVADQAAKLKKQGFDGFFLDTLDTADLYPKIAPGLVKIVQDLRATYPDAVIVQNRGFALLNQTAPSIDAVMYESFSSSYNFDKKTYGNVNGDPSFVEALSKRGLKVLALDYAQPEQQDLITRDYQRAKSFGFVPYVSTINLDKVYEANP, from the coding sequence ATGAAAAGCAAGCTGAACAATGCCGCAAAACGCTCCGCCGTGAGCCTGGCCCTCACCCTGCTGACTGTCGGCTTGGCCCAGAACAGCGGCGGCGTCCCCGAAACCAGCGTGTCGCAGGCTCTCAAGCGCACCATCACCATCGGCGGCGACCTCAAGCAGTGGGATGGCCTGCCGCAGTACAAAGTCATTCTCAGTAACGGCGTGCCCAGTGTGCCGGTGGGAAGCAGCGGTTATTTCAGCCTGGCCTACGACGACAGCAACCTCTACGTGCTGGGCGTCTTCGACCAGCCCAGGGACACCGTTAAGGCGGTGCTGAAAAGTGACGCGGGCGAGTGGTGGAACGATGACGTGATGGAGCTTTACCTCCGCACCCAGCCGTTTGTTAGTGCCCCTGCCGATCTGCACTTCGCCGTCAACCCGGCGGGCGAGCGTTTCAAGGCCTACACCGCCACCACCGATTACAAGAGCGTGGGTCGCATCGAGGACAACCGCTGGGTGCTGGAACTGGCCTTGCCGCTCAATTCAGCCACCCTGCCAGCAGTCAAGGCGGGCGACGTCTGGGGCCTCAAGGTCGGGCGTGAACACCAGAAGGCCGCCGAGTTCCCGATTTGGCCGGTGGGCGGCGACTTCAGCTCACCCAACAACTACGGCTACCTGGCCTTTACCGAGCAGCCTGCCACAGCCAGCGCCCTGGCCACCGAGATCACCGCCAAGCTGGGCAAGTCTCTGGCGGGATCACCGTTGGAAAGCCGCCTGTCAGACATCGGTTCGTACTCGGTGTATTACGGCAACCAGGCCGCCGACGTGGAGAAGCTGCTCAATTACGACCTCGCCATCGTGCAGCCCAGCACCGTGAACGCCGAGCAGCTCAAGATGCTCCACGACAACGGCACCCGCGTCGTGGCCTACATGACCATCGGTGAGCTGGACCGCAACAATGCTGCCGCGCCGACGGTGGACCCGAGCTGGATTCTGGGCGAGAACAAGAACTGGGGTTCGCAGTTCATCGACGCCTCGCAGCCCGGCTGGCAGAAGATCGTGGCCGATCAGGCCGCGAAGCTGAAAAAACAGGGCTTCGACGGCTTTTTCCTCGATACGCTCGACACCGCCGATCTGTACCCCAAGATCGCGCCAGGACTGGTCAAGATCGTGCAGGACCTGCGGGCGACTTACCCCGACGCCGTGATCGTGCAAAACCGGGGCTTCGCGCTGCTCAACCAGACGGCCCCCAGCATCGACGCGGTGATGTACGAGAGTTTTTCGAGCAGTTACAACTTCGACAAGAAGACTTACGGCAACGTCAACGGTGATCCCAGCTTCGTGGAGGCGCTGTCCAAACGCGGTCTGAAGGTGCTGGCGCTCGACTACGCGCAGCCGGAGCAGCAAGACCTGATCACCCGTGATTACCAGCGGGCCAAGTCATTCGGCTTCGTGCCGTACGTCTCGACCATCAACCTGGACAAGGTTTACGAGGCCAACCCGTGA
- a CDS encoding carbohydrate ABC transporter permease, producing MTRSEPAPEVLTRRDVSLRAKSQGSQAALLGLLTLGAVVILLPFAWMILTAFKTPAEAYTWPPVWLPAKWSVANFTQLFNTIPFARMFFNSVWTSVLIASLNILSAAPAAYAFARLRFPGQGLWFGSHLLSLMIPWQVTIIPVFLLIRYLGWYDSFTALIVPSIASGFTVFLLFQFFRSLPRSLEESVLIDGGSWFTALRHVALPAAKGAIAAAWLFSFLGNWQSFIWPLIVLQSSEKMLLPVGLLSLQNQYSVNIPVLMAGATLSTLPTVIAYMFVQRYLTDAAITSGLKG from the coding sequence ATGACCAGGTCTGAACCCGCTCCCGAAGTGCTGACCCGCCGCGACGTTTCACTCAGAGCCAAGTCGCAGGGATCGCAGGCGGCGCTGCTGGGCCTGTTGACCCTGGGCGCTGTCGTCATTCTGTTGCCGTTCGCCTGGATGATCCTGACGGCCTTCAAGACCCCCGCCGAGGCGTACACCTGGCCCCCGGTGTGGCTCCCGGCCAAGTGGAGTGTCGCCAACTTTACCCAGCTGTTCAATACCATTCCGTTTGCCCGGATGTTCTTCAACAGTGTCTGGACCAGTGTGCTGATTGCCAGCCTGAACATCCTGTCGGCTGCGCCCGCTGCCTACGCCTTCGCGCGGCTGCGCTTTCCGGGGCAGGGGCTGTGGTTCGGCTCGCACCTGCTCTCCCTGATGATTCCCTGGCAGGTCACGATCATTCCGGTGTTCCTGCTGATCCGTTACCTGGGCTGGTACGACAGCTTCACGGCCCTGATCGTGCCCAGCATCGCCAGCGGGTTCACCGTGTTCCTGCTGTTTCAATTCTTCCGCTCACTGCCCCGTTCACTGGAAGAAAGCGTGCTGATCGACGGCGGCTCGTGGTTCACGGCGCTGCGGCATGTGGCACTGCCTGCCGCCAAAGGCGCAATCGCGGCGGCGTGGCTGTTCAGCTTCCTGGGCAACTGGCAGTCGTTTATCTGGCCGCTGATCGTGTTGCAGTCGAGCGAGAAGATGTTGCTGCCCGTCGGCCTGCTGAGCTTGCAAAACCAGTACTCGGTCAACATCCCGGTGCTGATGGCGGGGGCTACCCTGTCCACGCTGCCCACCGTGATTGCCTACATGTTCGTCCAGCGTTACCTCACCGACGCCGCCATTACCAGCGGCCTGAAAGGGTAA
- a CDS encoding helix-turn-helix domain-containing protein, whose amino-acid sequence MGRRKQWVVQLSDDERQQLTDMTRKGVHSARVVARARLLLLSDRGLLDRDVAERQGVSSATVASIRKKYTEGGLQAALHEKARPKQPPKLNAQRTAILIAEVCSSPDGREKWTMQLLADRLVTLGVVDSISDETVRRTLKKTHSNRGRFKVGVSPR is encoded by the coding sequence ATGGGACGACGGAAACAGTGGGTTGTGCAGCTGAGCGACGATGAGCGGCAGCAACTGACGGACATGACTCGGAAAGGCGTGCACAGTGCGCGGGTCGTGGCCCGCGCACGCCTCCTGCTCCTGAGCGACAGAGGCCTGCTGGATCGGGACGTGGCCGAGCGCCAAGGCGTGAGTTCTGCCACCGTCGCGTCGATCCGCAAGAAGTACACCGAGGGCGGCCTCCAGGCTGCCCTCCACGAGAAAGCACGGCCCAAACAGCCGCCCAAACTGAACGCGCAGCGGACGGCGATCTTGATCGCCGAAGTGTGCTCGAGTCCCGACGGCCGGGAGAAATGGACGATGCAACTGCTGGCCGATCGTCTGGTGACCCTGGGTGTGGTGGACAGCATCAGTGACGAGACCGTACGGAGAACACTGAAAAAAACGCACTCAAACCGTGGCAGGTTCAAAGTTGGTGTGTCGCCCAGGTAG
- a CDS encoding carbohydrate ABC transporter permease yields MQNAAPLVTLTARKRRASPMRRQETLMAALLILPSTLGILAFAVLPIAASLGISLTDWGGLSKPNFVGLQNYATALQDPRATSALSHTLIYVLLAVPTGVIISLTLAVWINNLKSGWLRTVFRTVYYLPMVTIGVAVALLWQVLLAPQGLVNLILGWLGVHGPNWLGSPAWVLPAVAVFSVWQGSGQGIILFLASLASVPKELYEASQLDGARPFETFRFITLPMISPTIFLVMVLSVIGALQVFEAVLVLSNGGPGDSSTTVALYIYKTAFTFFKMGYASALAWLLAIILIALMMVQWRNQNKWVNYDQV; encoded by the coding sequence ATGCAAAACGCCGCTCCACTTGTCACCCTGACTGCCCGCAAGCGCCGCGCTTCTCCCATGCGGCGACAGGAAACGCTGATGGCCGCGCTGCTGATCCTGCCCAGCACCCTGGGGATTCTGGCCTTTGCGGTGTTGCCGATCGCCGCGTCGCTGGGCATCTCGCTCACCGACTGGGGCGGCCTAAGTAAACCCAATTTCGTGGGCCTCCAGAACTACGCCACCGCGCTGCAAGACCCACGGGCCACCTCGGCCCTGTCTCACACGCTGATCTATGTGCTGCTGGCGGTGCCCACCGGGGTCATCATCTCGCTGACACTGGCAGTGTGGATCAACAATCTCAAGTCGGGCTGGCTACGCACGGTCTTCCGCACGGTGTATTACCTGCCGATGGTCACCATTGGCGTGGCGGTGGCGCTGCTGTGGCAGGTGCTGCTCGCACCGCAGGGTCTGGTCAACCTGATTCTGGGCTGGCTGGGCGTTCACGGCCCTAACTGGCTCGGCTCACCCGCCTGGGTGCTGCCCGCCGTGGCCGTCTTCAGCGTCTGGCAGGGTTCGGGGCAGGGCATCATCTTGTTTTTGGCCTCACTGGCGAGCGTGCCCAAAGAGCTGTACGAAGCCTCTCAACTCGACGGGGCCAGACCATTCGAGACCTTCCGCTTCATCACCCTGCCGATGATCAGCCCCACCATCTTCTTGGTGATGGTGCTGAGCGTCATCGGAGCCTTGCAGGTGTTCGAGGCCGTGCTGGTGCTCTCCAACGGCGGCCCCGGCGACAGCAGCACCACGGTGGCCCTCTACATCTACAAGACGGCCTTCACCTTCTTCAAGATGGGCTACGCCTCGGCGCTGGCCTGGTTGCTGGCCATCATCTTGATCGCGCTGATGATGGTTCAGTGGCGCAACCAGAACAAATGGGTGAACTATGACCAGGTCTGA
- a CDS encoding 1-phosphofructokinase family hexose kinase — translation MIVALTPNLSLDRTMTLNRPLVPGQLHRVTGLTVAAGGKGVNLARAVRAFGGQSCVAGVIGGFNGQYFRALLNAEGLMGVLEDGEGETRECQALLSGDSHPTEINEAGPPYQPEAVVHLLKRLPEGQVVVCGSLAPGTPRAGFLDMLLGLDRPVVDGSGVGLEAAVEAGASLIKPNEHELEGLTGSGTLDSARELYRRSGVQVLLTRGERGAAFVGEEVWEVEAPHIDAKNPVGSGDTLLGTFLWARQAGESVPDALRLAVAAGSANAMLGGPLKFRMRAARELVAQTRLLIPA, via the coding sequence ATGATCGTCGCCCTGACCCCCAACCTGTCGCTGGACCGGACGATGACCCTGAACCGCCCCCTCGTACCGGGCCAGCTTCACCGCGTCACGGGACTGACGGTGGCCGCCGGGGGCAAGGGCGTGAACTTGGCGCGGGCGGTGCGGGCCTTCGGCGGCCAGAGCTGCGTGGCGGGCGTAATAGGCGGTTTCAATGGCCAATATTTCCGCGCCCTGCTGAACGCTGAGGGCCTGATGGGCGTGCTGGAAGACGGCGAGGGCGAGACCCGTGAATGCCAGGCCCTGCTGAGCGGTGACAGCCACCCCACCGAGATCAATGAGGCTGGCCCCCCGTATCAGCCGGAAGCGGTGGTTCACCTGCTCAAGCGCTTGCCGGAAGGGCAGGTGGTGGTGTGCGGCAGCCTCGCGCCGGGAACGCCGAGGGCGGGATTTCTGGACATGCTGCTTGGCCTGGACAGGCCAGTGGTGGACGGCAGCGGCGTGGGCTTGGAAGCCGCCGTGGAAGCTGGGGCCAGCCTGATCAAGCCCAACGAACACGAGCTGGAAGGGCTGACTGGCAGCGGCACGCTGGATTCTGCCCGTGAGCTGTACCGCCGCAGCGGGGTTCAAGTCTTGCTGACACGGGGCGAGCGCGGCGCGGCCTTCGTCGGTGAAGAGGTCTGGGAAGTCGAGGCTCCGCACATTGACGCGAAAAATCCGGTGGGCAGCGGTGACACGCTGCTTGGAACCTTTTTGTGGGCACGGCAGGCTGGTGAGTCCGTTCCCGACGCCCTACGGCTTGCGGTGGCAGCGGGCAGCGCCAACGCAATGCTGGGCGGGCCACTGAAGTTCCGGATGAGAGCGGCGCGTGAACTGGTAGCCCAGACCCGGTTGCTGATCCCGGCGTGA
- a CDS encoding class II fructose-bisphosphate aldolase: protein MTLVSPATSADVIRAARAGGYALAAFNAVNLETAQAIVRAAEAVRAPVILQFSQNAARHGGLAQLAALGQSLKAEASVPVLLHFDHAESEDAALEALRLGFDGVMLEGDDPITLRRLADAAHAAGGYLEAEYEVVIKGERSGERHDDPAQLSAFIRDSGCDILAIDLGSAHKQESKNAHLDLGRLHTLTGLTALPLVLHGASSVPETELAQAARAGVAKINLATDLTLTFTAAVRESLNAGAKDPRQYLGAGRDAMQARAETYIRALGAAGWA from the coding sequence GTGACGCTGGTTTCCCCTGCCACATCCGCAGACGTCATCCGCGCGGCCCGCGCCGGGGGCTACGCATTGGCGGCCTTCAACGCCGTGAATCTGGAAACCGCCCAGGCCATCGTGCGGGCCGCCGAGGCCGTGCGTGCGCCAGTCATCCTCCAGTTCTCCCAGAACGCTGCTCGGCACGGCGGACTGGCGCAACTGGCCGCACTGGGCCAGAGCCTGAAAGCGGAGGCCAGCGTGCCGGTGCTGCTCCACTTTGACCACGCCGAGAGTGAAGATGCGGCGCTGGAAGCGTTGCGGCTGGGCTTTGACGGCGTGATGCTGGAGGGAGACGACCCCATCACCTTGCGCCGCCTGGCAGACGCGGCTCACGCGGCGGGCGGCTATCTGGAGGCCGAATACGAGGTGGTCATTAAGGGTGAGCGCAGTGGCGAGCGCCACGATGATCCGGCCCAGCTCAGCGCCTTCATCCGTGACAGCGGCTGCGACATTCTGGCCATTGACCTGGGCAGCGCCCACAAGCAGGAGAGCAAGAACGCTCACCTGGACCTCGGGCGACTGCATACCCTAACGGGATTGACGGCCCTGCCGCTGGTTCTACACGGGGCCAGCAGCGTGCCGGAAACTGAACTGGCCCAGGCCGCCCGAGCAGGCGTCGCCAAGATCAACCTCGCCACCGATCTGACGCTGACGTTCACCGCCGCCGTGCGCGAGTCGCTGAACGCTGGAGCCAAAGATCCCCGCCAGTACCTGGGGGCCGGGCGCGACGCCATGCAGGCCCGCGCCGAGACATATATCCGTGCGCTGGGCGCAGCGGGCTGGGCATGA
- a CDS encoding helix-turn-helix domain-containing protein: MGRRKQWVVQLSDNERQQLTDMTRKGVHSARVVARARLLLLSDRGLLDRDVAERQGVSSATVASIRKKYTEGGLQAALHEKARPKQPPKLNAQRTAILIAEVCSSPDGREKWTMQLLADRLVTLGVVDSISDETVRRTLKKTHSNRGRFKVGVSPR, from the coding sequence ATGGGACGACGGAAACAGTGGGTTGTGCAGCTGAGCGACAATGAGCGGCAGCAACTGACGGACATGACTCGGAAAGGCGTGCACAGTGCGCGGGTCGTGGCCCGCGCACGCCTCCTGCTCCTGAGCGACAGAGGCCTGCTGGATCGGGACGTGGCCGAGCGCCAAGGCGTGAGTTCTGCCACCGTCGCGTCGATCCGCAAGAAGTACACCGAGGGCGGCCTCCAGGCTGCCCTCCACGAGAAAGCACGGCCCAAACAGCCGCCCAAACTGAACGCGCAGCGGACGGCGATCTTGATCGCCGAAGTGTGCTCGAGTCCCGACGGCCGGGAGAAATGGACGATGCAACTGCTGGCCGATCGTCTGGTGACCCTGGGTGTGGTGGACAGCATCAGTGACGAGACCGTACGGAGAACACTGAAAAAAACGCACTCAAACCGTGGCAGGTTCAAAGTTGGTGTGTCGCCCAGGTAG
- a CDS encoding ABC transporter substrate-binding protein, whose product MPKLTGPKTLLFLAALSLSAASAATTIDYATWDGTRQKADEALIAAFNKSHPDITVKYNLVPWGVYWQKAAAMVAGGSTFDVMWMNLDNFPFYQSQGALSPIKLDAKTTAALPNVRTAPYKVDNQLYGVPLGPQPVTVYINRALFKERGVPIPTANWTFDQMLDAAKKLTFTKDGKQIYGINGADLQSDLEYGMSFYYGAGGKGLIQKSGTGYAASLDPIFAKTSQKLLDLIYKDKVAPGPQAASQQGYQMFLAGQMGILVQGSWMVSTWDQNKDLDWAFAPFPSVDGKQPHPVVSAHALVIPTGSKNKDAAQTLVTWMNTSPQAQRLLAQQGLLPTLAENYKSQYLQALPGRNAQTVFAQLPNSVVINASLRSLKVLPEVLTVLNQKLNLAWTGNATLPDAIKQATGEMNTLLKTAK is encoded by the coding sequence ATGCCCAAGTTGACCGGACCCAAGACCCTGCTTTTCCTTGCCGCCCTGAGCCTGTCCGCCGCCAGTGCCGCCACCACCATCGACTACGCCACCTGGGACGGCACCCGCCAGAAGGCCGATGAAGCGCTGATTGCCGCTTTTAACAAATCGCACCCCGATATCACGGTTAAGTACAACCTGGTGCCCTGGGGCGTGTACTGGCAGAAAGCCGCCGCGATGGTGGCGGGCGGCAGCACCTTCGACGTCATGTGGATGAACCTCGACAATTTCCCCTTTTACCAATCGCAAGGTGCACTCTCGCCGATCAAACTGGACGCCAAGACGACGGCGGCGCTGCCCAACGTGCGAACTGCGCCCTACAAGGTCGACAATCAGCTTTACGGCGTGCCGCTGGGACCGCAGCCGGTCACGGTGTATATCAACCGGGCACTCTTCAAGGAGCGCGGCGTGCCGATTCCCACCGCCAACTGGACCTTTGATCAGATGCTGGACGCCGCCAAGAAGCTGACCTTCACCAAGGACGGCAAGCAGATCTACGGCATCAACGGAGCCGATTTACAGTCCGACCTGGAATACGGCATGAGCTTTTACTACGGCGCGGGCGGCAAGGGCCTGATCCAGAAGTCCGGCACGGGCTACGCGGCCAGCCTGGACCCCATCTTCGCCAAGACCTCACAGAAACTGCTGGATCTGATCTATAAAGACAAGGTGGCCCCCGGTCCGCAGGCGGCCAGCCAGCAGGGCTATCAGATGTTCCTGGCCGGGCAGATGGGCATTCTGGTGCAGGGCAGCTGGATGGTCAGCACCTGGGATCAGAACAAGGACCTGGACTGGGCCTTCGCGCCGTTTCCCAGTGTGGACGGCAAGCAGCCGCACCCGGTGGTCAGCGCCCACGCGCTGGTGATCCCGACAGGCAGCAAGAACAAGGACGCCGCCCAGACTTTGGTTACCTGGATGAACACCAGCCCCCAGGCCCAGCGGCTGCTCGCCCAGCAGGGCCTGCTGCCCACCCTGGCCGAGAATTACAAGAGCCAGTACCTCCAGGCGCTGCCTGGCCGCAACGCCCAGACGGTCTTCGCCCAGCTTCCCAACTCAGTGGTCATCAACGCCAGTCTGCGTAGCCTCAAGGTGCTGCCCGAGGTGCTGACGGTGCTCAATCAGAAACTGAATCTGGCTTGGACCGGCAACGCCACACTGCCCGACGCGATCAAGCAGGCAACGGGAGAGATGAATACTCTGCTGAAAACGGCCAAGTAA